The Arachis hypogaea cultivar Tifrunner chromosome 16, arahy.Tifrunner.gnm2.J5K5, whole genome shotgun sequence genome contains a region encoding:
- the LOC112756709 gene encoding sugar carrier protein C-like, translating into MHVPCTGALNIGFQLSITVGVLVANVLNYFFANIKGGWGWRLSFGGAMVSALIITIGSLVLPDTPNSMIERGEHEKARQQLRKVPGVEDIDEEFNDLIAASEESKKVEHPWRNLLQRKYRPHLTMAIMIPFFQQFIGIIVIMFYAPVLFGSIGFKDNYALMSSVITGVINVAATVVSIYGVDKWGRRALFLEGGAQMIICQAVVAAAIGAKFRIDGNPVICQCGMLLW; encoded by the exons ATGcacgtgccatgcac AGGAGCTTTGAACATTGGGTTCCAATTATCCATCACAGTTGGGGTCCTAGTGGCGAATGTGCTCAACTACTTCTTCGCAAATATCAAAGGTGGATGGGGATGGAGGCTTAGCTTTGGTGGTGCAATGGTCTCTGCACTCATCATCACAATCGGATCATTGGTCCTTCCAGACACACCCAACTCCATGATCGAGCGTGGAGAGCACGAAAAGGCTAGGCAACAACTGAGGAAGGTTCCGGGCGTGGAAGACATTGATGAAGAGTTCAACGATCTTATTGCCGCAAGTGAGGAATCGAAGAAGGTGGAACACCCTTGGAGGAATCTGCTGCAGCGCAAGTACAGGCCTCACCTCACCATGGCAATCATGATTCCATTCTTCCAGCAATTCATAGGCATTATTGTCATCATGTTTTATGCGCCTGTGTTGTTCGGCTCCATTGGCTTCAAGGACAACTATGCTCTCATGTCATCTGTCATCACCGGCGTCATAAATGTGGCTGCCACTGTTGTGTCTATATATGGGGTTGACAAGTGGGGTAGGAGAGCCCTTTTTCTAGAAGGCGGAGCCCAAATGATCATATGTCAGGCCGTAGTAGCCGCTGCTATTGGAGCCAAGTTCAGAATTGATGGAAACCCGGTGATTTGCCAGTGTGGTATGCTATTGTGGTGA